In Prunus dulcis chromosome 1, ALMONDv2, whole genome shotgun sequence, the following are encoded in one genomic region:
- the LOC117636970 gene encoding probable UDP-3-O-acyl-N-acetylglucosamine deacetylase 1, mitochondrial isoform X2, with translation MTVSSAFNAFKSSKSVVWKSVNTLSVSTGRLQQTIAGCIERKGKGLHSGKVSTVKLWPELVSKGRYFDFQPNVIRASIEFAEESPLCTTLCKDGVKIRTAEHLLSALEAMEVDNCRIEIKNSDPEDFDLEVPIFDGSASEWVEAIELVGLKEATDHCGNCCEKMAAYVNEPVHVWRNDSFVAAFPSPEIRITYGIDFRQVQAIGCQWFSVTSLDNSFYSKHIALSRTFCIYEEVERMRNAGLIKGGGLENALVCSASKGWLNPPLRFPDEPCRHKVLDLIGDASLFARFGSQGLPVAHIVAYKGSHALHSDFVRRLSGII, from the exons ATGACAGTTTCCAGTGCCTTCAACGCATTCAAGTCATCTAAATCCGTCGTCTGGAAATCCGTAAACACACTCTCAGTCTCT ACTGGTAGGCTTCAGCAAACCATAGCGGGATGCATAGAGCGGAAGGGGAAAGGCTTGCACAGTGGAAAGGTCTCCACGGTGAAATTGTGGCCAGAGCTTGTCAGCAAAGGAAGGTACTTTGATTTTCAGCCCAATGTGATACGAGCTTCGATTGAGTTTGCTGAGGAATCGCCTCTGTGCACCACTCTCTGTAAAGATGGGGTCAAAATTCGAACGGCTGAGCACTTGCTTTCGGCTTTGGAAGCTATGGAGGTTGATAATTGCCGGATTGAGATAAAGAACTCAGACCCCGAAGATTTCGATCTTGAG GTTCCTATTTTTGATGGGTCAGCAAGTGAGTGGGTAGAGGCTATAGAACTAGTTGGCTTAAAAGAGGCAACAGATCATTGTGGCAACTGTTGTGAGAAGATGGCAGCATATGTGAATGAACCAGTGCATGTGTGGAGGAATGATTCTTTTGTTGCTGCATTTCCATCACCAGAAATTCGTATCACTTACGGGATCGACTTTCGACAG GTGCAGGCTATTGGCTGCCAGTGGTTTTCTGTGACCTCCTTGGATAACTCTTTCTATTCCAAGCACATTGCTTTGTCAAGAACCTTTTGCATTTATGAGGAG GTGGAGCGAATGCGGAATGCAGGACTCATAAAAGGGGGTGGACTAGAAAATGCACTTGTTTGTAG tGCTAGTAAAGGTTGGTTGAACCCACCACTGCGTTTTCCAGATGAACCTTGTCGCCATAAGGTCTTAGATCTTATCGGCGATGCTTCCCTGTTTGCAAGGTTTGGCAGTCAAGGGCTTCCAGTGGCACATATAGTGGCATACAAG GGTAGCCATGCACTGCATTCTGATTTTGTTCGCCGGCTATCAGGAATTATATAA
- the LOC117636953 gene encoding cleavage and polyadenylation specificity factor subunit 3-II yields MAIDSLVLGAGQEVGKSCVVVTINGKRIMFDCGMHMGHLDHQRYPDFSLIPKPEPDPNFDHALTCIIITHFHLDHVGALPYFTEVCGYRGPIYMTYPTKALAPIMLEDYRKVMVERRGEEEQFSSDHIAECMKKVIPVDLKQTVQVDKDLQIRAYYAGHVLGAAMFYAKVGDAAMVYTGDYNMTPDRHLGAAQIERLNLDLLISESTYGTTIRDSKYAREREFLRAVHKCVAGGGKVLIPTFALGRAQELCILLEDYWERMNLKVPIYFSAGLTLQANMYYKMLISWTSQKVKETYSTRNAFDFKNAHKFDRSMINAPGPCVLFATPGMISGGFSLEVFKHWAPSEMNLVTLPGYCVAGTIGHKLMSGKPTKIDMDKDTQIDVRCQIHHLSFSPHTDAKGIMDLIKFLSPKNVILVHGEKPKMATLKGKIQSELGIQCHDPANNETVSISSTHYVKALASDAFIRSCSNPNFKFSKGSQEDEHGSNSRNNNFTPRLRVSDERVAEGVLVMERNKKAKVVHQDELLLMLGEKKHQVQFAYCCPVDIGHLGETKSSTTNDGQLCKSETCSRLLRQFCNIGRKRRAHTLSLSLSPNMSSESSATTAAAAESHAPLLLPRQASSGRDSSDLGSPTARPATLAMLLGRATGRRGPSMLVRETAARELDERRADWGYSKPVVALDMMWNTAFVVVSVAMLIWTDHEHPNTPIRLWICGYALQCFVHVVLVWVEYQRRNNIARRISRRNQDAQQNQHQVEIDANDTDDEEAAAAARDLAISTRSSLSKRCETVNTMASFLWWIVGFYWVVAGGEVLLQNAPRLYWLAVVFLAFDVFFAIFCVVLACLIGVALCCCLPCIIAILYAVAGQEGASEADLSILPKYRFRSSSEEKSSVGAGKMIPVETSSGYLAIERILLPEDAECCICLSPYEDGTELHTLPCNHHFHATCIVKWLKMNATCPLCKYNILKGNEPV; encoded by the exons ATGGCCATCGACTCTCTCGTCCTCG GCGCTGGGCAAGAGGTAGGTAAGAGCTGTGTAGTGGTGACAATCAATGGGAAGCGAATCATGTTCGACTGCGGAATGCATATGGGGCATCTAGACCACCAACGCTACCCCGACTTCTCTCTCATTCCTAAACCCGAACCCGACCCGAACTTCGATCACGCCCTCACTTGCATCATCATCACCCACTT TCACTTGGATCACGTTGGAGCCCTCCCTTATTTCACGGAAGTCTGCGGTTATCGTGGCCCCATTTACATGACG TATCCGACAAAGGCATTGGCTCCTATAATGTTGGAGGACTATCGAAAAGTGATGGTTGAGCGAAGGGGTGAGGAAGAACAGTTTTCTTCTGATCACATTGCCGAATGCATGAAGAAAG TTATACCGGTGGATCTGAAGCAAACAGTGCAGGTTGATAAAGACCTTCAAATCCGTGCGTACTATGCAGGACAT GTTCTTGGAGCTGCAATGTTTTATGCAAAGGTGGGAGACGCTGCTATGGTATACACAGGAGACTATAATATGACACCAGATAGGCATCTTGGAGCAGCTCAAATTGAACGACTAAATTTGGACCTTCTTATTTCAGA GTCCACATATGGAACAACCATCCGGGATTCAAAATATGCCCGGGAAAGAGAATTTCTCAGAGCT GTTCACAAATGCGTCGCTGGTGGTGGAAAAGTGCTAATTCCAACATTTGCTCTTGGGAGAGCTCAG GAGCTCTGTATCTTGCTGGAAGATTATTGGGAGCGCATGAATCTAAAGGTTCCTATTTACTTCTCAGCAG GTCTGACCCTTCAAGCCAATATGTACTATAAGATGCTTATCAGTTGGACCAGCCAGAAAGTTAAAGAAACGTACTCCACACGCAAtgcatttgattttaaaaatg CTCACAAGTTTGACCGTTCTATGATCAATGCTCCTGGACCTTGTGTTCTGTTTGCCACACCAGGGATGATCAGTGGTGGTTTTTCACTTGAAGTTTTCAAGCACTGGGCTCCTTCGGAAATGAATCTTGTTACACTGCCCGG GTATTGCGTGGCTGGAACTATAGGACATAAATTGATGTCGGGTAAACCCACCAAAATTGATATGGACAAGGACACGCAAATTGATGTGCGATGCCAG ATTCATCATCTGTCTTTCAGTCCTCATACAGATGCCAAAGGGATTATGGACCTTATCAAATTTCTCTCCCCCAAGAACGTGATACTTGTTCATGGCGAGAAGCCTAAAATGGCTActctaaaaggaaaaatacaGTCCGAACTGGGAATTCAATGTCATGACCCTGCAAACAATGAGACTGTCTCAATTTCTTCAACCCACTATGTGAAGGCATTAGCTTCGGACGCATTTATCCGAAGCTGCTCAAATCCAAACTTCAAGTTTTCGAAAGGCAGCCAAGAAGATGAACACGGTTCAAATTCGAGAAACAATAATTTCACTCCGCGACTGCGAGTAAGTGATGAAAGGGTAGCAGAAGGGGTCTTGGTTAtggagagaaacaaaaaagccAAGGTAGTACACCAAGACGAGCTTCTGCTCATGTTAGGAGAAAAGAAGCACCAAGTTCAATTTGCTTATTGCTGCCCCGTTGATATTGGCCACTTGGGAGAGACCAAAAGTTCAACAACAAATGATGGGCAGCTTTGCAAATCTGAGACATGCTCTCGGCTTCTTCGCCAATT TTGTAATATAGGAAGGAAGAGGCGagcacacacactctctctctctctctctc CAAACATGTCCTCGGAATCTTCGGCTACGACGGCGGCAGCGGCTGAGTCCCATGCGCCGCTCCTCCTTCCCCGCCAGGCGAGCAGCGGCCGCGACTCCTCCGACCTCGGCTCCCCGACCGCCCGACCCGCCACGCTGGCGATGCTGCTGGGGCGGGCCACCGGTCGCCGTGGCCCCTCGATGCTGGTGCGGGAGACGGCGGCCCGGGAACTGGACGAGCGGCGCGCCGACTGGGGCTACTCCAAGCCGGTGGTGGCTCTGGACATGATGTGGAACACGGCGTTCGTGGTGGTGTCGGTGGCGATGCTGATATGGACAGACCATGAGCACCCAAACACGCCGATCCGGCTGTGGATCTGTGGATATGCGCTGCAGTGTTTCGTGCATGTGGTGTTGGTGTGGGTTGAGTACCAGAGAAGGAATAATATTGCTCGGAGGATCAGTAGAAGAAACCAGGACGCCCAGCAGAACCAGCACCAGGTCGAAATCGATGCAAATGATACCGACGAtgaagaagcagcagcagcagctagGGATTTGGCGATTTCCACGCGCTCCAG TCTCTCTAAACGATGCGAAACAGTGAATACAATGGCATCGTTTCTCTGGTGGATAGTTGGCTTTTATTGGGTAGTCGCTGGCGGTGAAGTTCTTCTGCAAAATGCTCCACGTTTGTACTG GTTGGCTGTGGTTTTTCTGGCATTTGATGTCTTCTTTGCCATCTTTTGTGTTGTTCTGGCATGTTTGATTGGAGTTGCTCTTTGTTGCTGTTTGCCATGCATCATTGCAATTCTTTATGCGGTTGCTGGACAG GAAGGTGCATCTGAAGCAGATCTCAGTATTCTTCCAAAATACAGATTTCGATCGAGCAGTGAGGAAAAATCTAGTGTTGGAGCAGGGAAAATGATTCCAGTAGAAACAAGCAGTGGGTACTTAGCAATTGAGCGTATACTTTTACCTGAGGACGCG GAATGTTGTATATGTCTCAGCCCCTATGAGGATGGTACAGAGCTTCACACTCTTCCTTGTAATCATCATTTCCACGCTACTTGCATTGTGAAATGGCTTAAAATGAATGCAACATGTCCTCTCTGCAAGTACAACATTCTCAAGGGAAATGAACCGGTTTGA
- the LOC117636970 gene encoding probable UDP-3-O-acyl-N-acetylglucosamine deacetylase 1, mitochondrial isoform X1 has protein sequence MTVSSAFNAFKSSKSVVWKSVNTLSVSTGRLQQTIAGCIERKGKGLHSGKVSTVKLWPELVSKGRYFDFQPNVIRASIEFAEESPLCTTLCKDGVKIRTAEHLLSALEAMEVDNCRIEIKNSDPEDFDLEVPIFDGSASEWVEAIELVGLKEATDHCGNCCEKMAAYVNEPVHVWRNDSFVAAFPSPEIRITYGIDFRQQVQAIGCQWFSVTSLDNSFYSKHIALSRTFCIYEEVERMRNAGLIKGGGLENALVCSASKGWLNPPLRFPDEPCRHKVLDLIGDASLFARFGSQGLPVAHIVAYKGSHALHSDFVRRLSGII, from the exons ATGACAGTTTCCAGTGCCTTCAACGCATTCAAGTCATCTAAATCCGTCGTCTGGAAATCCGTAAACACACTCTCAGTCTCT ACTGGTAGGCTTCAGCAAACCATAGCGGGATGCATAGAGCGGAAGGGGAAAGGCTTGCACAGTGGAAAGGTCTCCACGGTGAAATTGTGGCCAGAGCTTGTCAGCAAAGGAAGGTACTTTGATTTTCAGCCCAATGTGATACGAGCTTCGATTGAGTTTGCTGAGGAATCGCCTCTGTGCACCACTCTCTGTAAAGATGGGGTCAAAATTCGAACGGCTGAGCACTTGCTTTCGGCTTTGGAAGCTATGGAGGTTGATAATTGCCGGATTGAGATAAAGAACTCAGACCCCGAAGATTTCGATCTTGAG GTTCCTATTTTTGATGGGTCAGCAAGTGAGTGGGTAGAGGCTATAGAACTAGTTGGCTTAAAAGAGGCAACAGATCATTGTGGCAACTGTTGTGAGAAGATGGCAGCATATGTGAATGAACCAGTGCATGTGTGGAGGAATGATTCTTTTGTTGCTGCATTTCCATCACCAGAAATTCGTATCACTTACGGGATCGACTTTCGACAG CAGGTGCAGGCTATTGGCTGCCAGTGGTTTTCTGTGACCTCCTTGGATAACTCTTTCTATTCCAAGCACATTGCTTTGTCAAGAACCTTTTGCATTTATGAGGAG GTGGAGCGAATGCGGAATGCAGGACTCATAAAAGGGGGTGGACTAGAAAATGCACTTGTTTGTAG tGCTAGTAAAGGTTGGTTGAACCCACCACTGCGTTTTCCAGATGAACCTTGTCGCCATAAGGTCTTAGATCTTATCGGCGATGCTTCCCTGTTTGCAAGGTTTGGCAGTCAAGGGCTTCCAGTGGCACATATAGTGGCATACAAG GGTAGCCATGCACTGCATTCTGATTTTGTTCGCCGGCTATCAGGAATTATATAA
- the LOC117636970 gene encoding probable UDP-3-O-acyl-N-acetylglucosamine deacetylase 1, mitochondrial isoform X4, with product MTVSSAFNAFKSSKSVVWKSTGRLQQTIAGCIERKGKGLHSGKVSTVKLWPELVSKGRYFDFQPNVIRASIEFAEESPLCTTLCKDGVKIRTAEHLLSALEAMEVDNCRIEIKNSDPEDFDLEVPIFDGSASEWVEAIELVGLKEATDHCGNCCEKMAAYVNEPVHVWRNDSFVAAFPSPEIRITYGIDFRQVQAIGCQWFSVTSLDNSFYSKHIALSRTFCIYEEVERMRNAGLIKGGGLENALVCSASKGWLNPPLRFPDEPCRHKVLDLIGDASLFARFGSQGLPVAHIVAYKGSHALHSDFVRRLSGII from the exons ATGACAGTTTCCAGTGCCTTCAACGCATTCAAGTCATCTAAATCCGTCGTCTGGAAATCC ACTGGTAGGCTTCAGCAAACCATAGCGGGATGCATAGAGCGGAAGGGGAAAGGCTTGCACAGTGGAAAGGTCTCCACGGTGAAATTGTGGCCAGAGCTTGTCAGCAAAGGAAGGTACTTTGATTTTCAGCCCAATGTGATACGAGCTTCGATTGAGTTTGCTGAGGAATCGCCTCTGTGCACCACTCTCTGTAAAGATGGGGTCAAAATTCGAACGGCTGAGCACTTGCTTTCGGCTTTGGAAGCTATGGAGGTTGATAATTGCCGGATTGAGATAAAGAACTCAGACCCCGAAGATTTCGATCTTGAG GTTCCTATTTTTGATGGGTCAGCAAGTGAGTGGGTAGAGGCTATAGAACTAGTTGGCTTAAAAGAGGCAACAGATCATTGTGGCAACTGTTGTGAGAAGATGGCAGCATATGTGAATGAACCAGTGCATGTGTGGAGGAATGATTCTTTTGTTGCTGCATTTCCATCACCAGAAATTCGTATCACTTACGGGATCGACTTTCGACAG GTGCAGGCTATTGGCTGCCAGTGGTTTTCTGTGACCTCCTTGGATAACTCTTTCTATTCCAAGCACATTGCTTTGTCAAGAACCTTTTGCATTTATGAGGAG GTGGAGCGAATGCGGAATGCAGGACTCATAAAAGGGGGTGGACTAGAAAATGCACTTGTTTGTAG tGCTAGTAAAGGTTGGTTGAACCCACCACTGCGTTTTCCAGATGAACCTTGTCGCCATAAGGTCTTAGATCTTATCGGCGATGCTTCCCTGTTTGCAAGGTTTGGCAGTCAAGGGCTTCCAGTGGCACATATAGTGGCATACAAG GGTAGCCATGCACTGCATTCTGATTTTGTTCGCCGGCTATCAGGAATTATATAA
- the LOC117636970 gene encoding probable UDP-3-O-acyl-N-acetylglucosamine deacetylase 1, mitochondrial isoform X3, whose protein sequence is MTVSSAFNAFKSSKSVVWKSTGRLQQTIAGCIERKGKGLHSGKVSTVKLWPELVSKGRYFDFQPNVIRASIEFAEESPLCTTLCKDGVKIRTAEHLLSALEAMEVDNCRIEIKNSDPEDFDLEVPIFDGSASEWVEAIELVGLKEATDHCGNCCEKMAAYVNEPVHVWRNDSFVAAFPSPEIRITYGIDFRQQVQAIGCQWFSVTSLDNSFYSKHIALSRTFCIYEEVERMRNAGLIKGGGLENALVCSASKGWLNPPLRFPDEPCRHKVLDLIGDASLFARFGSQGLPVAHIVAYKGSHALHSDFVRRLSGII, encoded by the exons ATGACAGTTTCCAGTGCCTTCAACGCATTCAAGTCATCTAAATCCGTCGTCTGGAAATCC ACTGGTAGGCTTCAGCAAACCATAGCGGGATGCATAGAGCGGAAGGGGAAAGGCTTGCACAGTGGAAAGGTCTCCACGGTGAAATTGTGGCCAGAGCTTGTCAGCAAAGGAAGGTACTTTGATTTTCAGCCCAATGTGATACGAGCTTCGATTGAGTTTGCTGAGGAATCGCCTCTGTGCACCACTCTCTGTAAAGATGGGGTCAAAATTCGAACGGCTGAGCACTTGCTTTCGGCTTTGGAAGCTATGGAGGTTGATAATTGCCGGATTGAGATAAAGAACTCAGACCCCGAAGATTTCGATCTTGAG GTTCCTATTTTTGATGGGTCAGCAAGTGAGTGGGTAGAGGCTATAGAACTAGTTGGCTTAAAAGAGGCAACAGATCATTGTGGCAACTGTTGTGAGAAGATGGCAGCATATGTGAATGAACCAGTGCATGTGTGGAGGAATGATTCTTTTGTTGCTGCATTTCCATCACCAGAAATTCGTATCACTTACGGGATCGACTTTCGACAG CAGGTGCAGGCTATTGGCTGCCAGTGGTTTTCTGTGACCTCCTTGGATAACTCTTTCTATTCCAAGCACATTGCTTTGTCAAGAACCTTTTGCATTTATGAGGAG GTGGAGCGAATGCGGAATGCAGGACTCATAAAAGGGGGTGGACTAGAAAATGCACTTGTTTGTAG tGCTAGTAAAGGTTGGTTGAACCCACCACTGCGTTTTCCAGATGAACCTTGTCGCCATAAGGTCTTAGATCTTATCGGCGATGCTTCCCTGTTTGCAAGGTTTGGCAGTCAAGGGCTTCCAGTGGCACATATAGTGGCATACAAG GGTAGCCATGCACTGCATTCTGATTTTGTTCGCCGGCTATCAGGAATTATATAA
- the LOC117636962 gene encoding microtubule-associated protein 70-1-like — protein MDEVSGDGGTTPVAEFSCNGPAPGATPTPPPLTVSGSFKEGKSSSRRRGFMRPSMDGDEFINLLHGSDPVKVELNRLENEVRDKDRELGEAQAQIKALKLSERAREKAVEELTDELSKVEEKLKLTESLLESKNLEIKKINDEKKASMAAQFAAEATLRRVHAAQKDDDMPPIEAILAPLEAELKLARQEIAKLQDDNKALDRLTKSKEAALLEAERTVQVALAKASMVDDLQNKNQELMKQIEICQEENKILDKMHRQKVAEVEKLTQTVRELEEAVLAGGAAANAVRDYQRKFQEMNEERKTLDRELARAKVTANRVAVVVANEWKDANDKVMPVKQWLEERRFLQGEMQQLRDKLAITERAAKSEAQLKEKYHMRLKVLEESVRGSSSSTNRSTAEGRSTSNGPSRRQSLGGADNIPKLTSNGYLSKRTPVRSLSSSTSSVLKHAKGTSKSFDGGTRSLDRGKVLLNGTSPSFSVNQSCEGTKDGEAQNNWKGNSDDKPNEFSTVDIEDSVPGVLYDLLQKEVVALRKAGHEKDQSLKDKDDAIEMLAKKVDTLTKAMEVEAKKMRREVAAMEKEVAAMRVDKEHENRAKRFGNAKGSVNSAQVLSGRGLARGGLTRSTQ, from the exons ATGGATGAGGTTTCCGGCGACGGAGGTACGACTCCGGTGGCGGAGTTCAGCTGTAATGGACCGGCTCCGGGGGCTACTCCGACACCGCCGCCACTGACGGTGTCGGGATCGTTCAAGGAGGGGAAGAGTTCATCGCGGAGAAGAGGATTCATGAGGCCGAGCATGGACGGCGACGAGTTCATTAACCTCTTGCACGGCTCGGATCCGGTCAAGGTCGAGCTCAATCGGCTCGAGAATGAAGTCAGAG ATAAGGACCGGGAGTTAGGAGAGGCACAGGCTCAGATCAAGGCTCTCAAGCTCTCTGAAAGAGCCAGAGAAAAGGCTGTTGAAGAG CTCACTGATGAACTATCAAAGGTGGAGGAGAAGCTGAAGTTAACAGAATCACTTCTAGAAAGCAAa AAtctagaaattaaaaaaatcaatgatGAGAAGAAAGCTTCCATGGCAGCTCAGTTTGCAGCTGAAGCTACTCTACGCAGGGTTCATGCTGCCCAAAAGGATGATGATATGCCTCCAATTGAAGCCATTCTTGCACCTCTGGAGGCTGAGCTCAAGCTTGCTCGACAAGAG ATTGCAAAGCTTCAAGATGATAACAAAGCTTTGGATCGCCTTACCAAATCAAAAGAAGCAGCTTTACTTGAGGCTGAGAGGACTGTTCAGGTTGCTTTGGCTAAGGCCTCCATGGTGGATGATCTTCAGAATAAAAACCAAGAGTTAATGAAACAGATAGAAATTTGTCAG gaagaaaataaaattttagacAAGATGCATAGACAAAAGGTTGCCGAGGTTGAAAAGCTGACTCAGACTGTGCGGGAGTTGGAAGAGGCTGTTCTTGCTGGAGGTGCAGCGGCAAATGCTGTGAGGGATTATCAGCGGAAATTCCAGGAGATGAAT GAGGAAAGGAAAACTCTAGACCGGGAGTTGGCCCGTGCAAAAGTAACAGCAAACAGAGTAGCTGTAGTGGTAGCAAATGAGTGGAAAGATGCTAATGACAAAGTGATGCCTGTAAAACAATGGCTTGAAGAACGGAGATTCTTGCAG GGAGAAATGCAGCAACTCCGTGATAAGCTTGCCATAACTGAGCGAGCCGCCAAGTCCGAAGCTCAGTTGAAA GAAAAATACCATATGCGACTTAAAGTGCTTGAGGAGAGTGTCAGAGGATCTTCTAGCAGTACTAATCGCAGCACAGCTGAGGGAAGAAGTACAAGCAATGGGCCCTCTCGACGCCAGTCTCTGGGTGGGGCTGATAATATTCCAAAATTAACTTCCAATGGCTATTTATCCAAGAGAACACCGGTCAGGTCTTTGTCCTCTAGCACCAGTTCAGTGTTGAAGCATGCTAAAGGCACATCAAAATCATTTGATGGTGGTACAAGGTCACTGGACAGGGGTAAGGTTCTCTTAAATGGTACAAGCCCCAGTTTCTCAGTTAACCAATCTTGTGAGGGAACCAAGGATGGTGAAGCACAAAATAACTGGAAGGGAAATTCGGATGATAAGCCAAATGAATTCTCAACGGTGGATATAGAGGATAGTGTTCCAGGGGTTTTGTATGATTTGCTGCAGAAAGAGGTTGTAGCTTTGAGGAAAGCTGGTCATGAGAAAGATCAAAGCCTGAAAGATAAGGATGACGCTATCGAG ATGTTGGCTAAGAAGGTAGATACCTTGACTAAAGCAATGGAGGTTGAggcaaagaaaatgagaagagAAGTTGCTGCCATGGAGAAGGAGGTGGCTGCCATGCGTGTGGACAAAGAACATGAGAATAGGGCCAAGCGGTTTGGTAATGCCAAAGGTTCTGTCAACAGTGCTCAGGTTCTTTCTGGAAg AGGTTTGGCACGAGGTGGGTTAACACGCAGCACCCAATGA